In one window of Gymnogyps californianus isolate 813 chromosome 7, ASM1813914v2, whole genome shotgun sequence DNA:
- the LOC127018253 gene encoding protein mono-ADP-ribosyltransferase PARP14-like translates to MAGQRQGAFPLLVRGDWGATEPPPALRKKLLCYFQSQKRSGGGECELRVATGTGTGTGTGHLLVCFAHPEVKQRVLERQSHKLYLGEKGELKLIVTEPETALAAEEEAFEEKLVPTKALDATSNLQTKDDTEVLQKAESFVPNSELQEEAGSAENIAEKSAETSPSVVFENIQGCSPKCLCMLLENISGLTVDDDFTVEVIPEINAAVATFIKSIDTEEFVKKCSQNKRVKEFKMTARLLELTQSIKAENIPDGVSTDYITVYFESVRNGGGPVSDVQLLPEENSAIITFCDHKDLNTVLEKQHSLEQTPISVHPYYHSLGTALYGEDRPTIKMPDPIGVPLDPYVWQFLQRQAKLIQEINQEMAICHCELKWPQTDCAHPEIMLCPSSSLSEQKKPMIKLIKTWKQDASTEFSRIMARYIAIKCQVNSVDWEDVKNRLMKDVALIITDISEEMVVIAGNRTAVDSAEKEVRECMEKAMKQSEREKQSIEISVSVIPGKYAVLHNAGLEKNIHKEYPCLKIFYDDTKKTVQLCGLPAEVYKIKADLLEKVLNMPHTSVTIDPHVFYYLQRVDNKTMSETLFTRKKINSFYELEDDTVLLFGDAPKDLLEAEKQIKTGLEYECIDVEDGEVIKKEQWRSLLASLRKKYNSSQETLVIDEPVGKENKVIIAGFSKAVTEVYQKLNDFIDRNTHMEKVIPAKSVVVVQFVEKEKSSVYLELRKKGVTVHFDTKTPCISLSGPKAEVPKAITTFEKILSSLYSKNVPIDKPGAKEFFIERKDSCVFEAKQKFSCLIRLEEEEEQQQQKGEKVGDKEKRKLHYKKTLPDGVVVAVYKADLCTHPVDVVVNASNEDLKHIGGLAEALLEAAGPELQQECDELVRKNGTLQPGCAVITGAGKLPCKNIIHAVGPRWRKDEAEKCVYLLRRTVKKSLQLAETYNHSSIALPPISRGIFGFPLQTCADSIVSSIKETLEESMGDSSLKEVHLVDDAEETVQVLSETVKKVFTAKSSSPILLTPRSENRKLRESQKEKRKEDLQMARDDLQMVTTNEGLHIQVEEKNVQEATTDVIVNSVGTDLEFGVGPLCKALLEKAGPALQVEFDNEKQRQVAGQGSVLCTSGCALACKSVLHAILPTWDGGRGQTLKTLEDVIHSCLKKTEELGLKSITFPAIGTGGFGFPKTVVSKLMFDVVFKFSSSHTRKTLQEVHFLLNPKDMDNIQAFTIELEHRIADSCNAAAPRPSFIRPVSTEGLGVHEMQIGSITLQVISGDITKEDTEVIVSISNSTFDATSGVFKAIMDAAGSQVEGECAQYAGQSQSGFITTQGGKLLCSKIIHLIHDTNVKSQVSKVLNECELRRYKSVAFPAIGTGQAGQSPAKVADNMLDAIVEFASKRTVQHLKRIKIVIFQTNMLRDFYKSMKKREDADSSTTDSWMSLFKSFFWGKKQPTEKKKLMVLEKKVDLATFQICGESQKNVDATESWIKNLILKEQFENSISDELIENFDERQIDTLADLQRRKHVTILLENKVSPPCIKISGISRDVCFVSVEVQKMIQKIKDTQEERSKAELVYNLVEWRYPGSNDSFVAFDKLTNMQLEDAKIAKKTHLTVKINKTNYKVDLNTLQANDDQGKTINIQRVPKNEDKQSIQLPVQWEDMQKERVKLVNLEPSRREYLEVQNTFKNTCPSFVIEKIERIQNPFLWQTYQIKKKSLCTKNKNQNNEKLLFHGTAASSLSTINYNGFNRGFAGKNAATIGNGTYFAVDASYSAQDIYSRPDMNGKRYMYLARVLTGQYCAGSRGLITPPPKNPADPTDLYDSVVDNVNNPTMFVIFNDIQAYPEYLITFRK, encoded by the exons CCGAGG tgAAGCAACGAGTTCTTGAGAGACAGTCTCATAAGCTGtatttgggagaaaaaggagaactgAAGTTGATTGTCACAGAGCCTGAAACAGCACTAGCTGCTGAAGAGGaggcatttgaagaaaaattagttCCAACAAAG gcTCTGGATGCCACAAGCAACCTTCAAACAAAAG ATGATACAGAAGtcttgcagaaagcagagagttTTGTTCCAAACAGTGAACTCCAGGAGGAAGCTGGCTCTGCGGAGAACATTGCAGAAAAGTCCGCAGAGACCTCACCTTCAGTGGTGTTTGAAAACATACAAGGTTGCAGTCCAAAATGCTTATGTATGCTGTTGGAGAACATCAGTGGCCTGACAGTAGATGATGACTTCACCGTGGAAGTGATACCTGAAATAAATGCTGCTGTAGCTACCTTTATAAAAAGTATCG ataCTGAAGAATTTGTCAAAAAATgttcacaaaacaaaagagtTAAAGAATTCAAAATGACTGCCAGGCTTCTTGAATTGACCCAGAGCATCAAGGCTGAAAATATACCAGACGGTGTTTCCACAGACTACATCACAGTTTACTTTGAGAGTGTGCGGAACGGAGGGGGGCCTGTGTCAGACGTCCAGCTCTTGCCTGAGGAGAACTCAGCCATCATTACTTTCTGTGATCACAAAG ATCTAAACACGGTCTTGGAAAAGCAGCATTCACTGGAACAGACACCGATTTCTGTGCATCCATATTATCACTCCCTGGGAACAGCTCTCTATGGAGAAGACAGACCAACTATCAAGATGCCAGACCCCATTGGGGTGCCACTAGATCcgtatgtctggcagtttttACAAAGGCAGGCTAAACTGATCCAAGAGATAAACCAGGAAATGGCAATTTGCCATTGTGAGCTAAAATGGCCCCAGACAGACTGTGCACACCCAGAAATTATGTTGTGCCCATCATCATCTCTCTCTGAACAGAAAAAGCCAATGATTAAGTTGATCAAGACGTGGAAGCAAGATGCTTCTACTGAGTTCTCACGTATCATGGCACGTTACATAGCTATAAAATGTCAAGTAAATTCAGTGGATTGGGAAGATGTGAAAAACAGATTGATGAAAGATGTTGCTTTGATCATAACTGATATTTCTGAGGAGATGGTGGTGATTGCAGGCAACAGAACAGCAGTGGACAGTGCAGAGAAAGAAGTGAGGGAATGCATGGAAAAAGCCATGAAGCaaagtgaaagggaaaaacaaagcatagAAATTTCTGTGTCAGTGATTCCAGGGAAGTATGCCGTTCTGCACAATGCTGGACTAGAAAAGAATATTCACAAAGAATATCCATGCTTAAAGATCTTTTATGATGACACAAAAAAAACTGTTCAGTTGTGTGGATTACCTGCGGAAGTATACAAAATCAAAGCTGACTTACTGGAAAAGGTATTGAATATGCCACATACATCAGTTACCATTGATCCCCATGTTTTCTACTATCTACAGCGTGTAGATAATAAAACAATGTCAGAGACATTattcactaggaaaaaaattaatagttttTATGAGCTTGAGGATGATACTGTGTTGCTGTTTGGAGATGCTCCCAAAGATCttttagaagcagaaaagcaaataaagacaGGCTTAGAATATGAGTGCATCGACGTGGAGGATGGTGAGGTCATTAAAAAGGAGCAGTGGAGGAGTCTTCTTGCCTCCTTGCGTAAGAAGTACAATTCTTCCCAGGAAACTCTAGTCATTGATGAACctgttggaaaagaaaataaagtgattaTTGCTGGCTTTTCTAAGGCCGTAACTGAAGTTTATCAGAAACTTAATGATTTTATAGATAGAAACACACATATGGAAAAAGTAATCCCAGCTAAGTCAGTGGTGGTAGTGCAGTTtgtagagaaggaaaaatccaGTGTTTATCTTGAATTGAGGAAGAAAGGTGTGACAGTACATTTTGACACCAAGACACCGTGTATTTCCCTGAGCGGACCAAAAGCAGAAGTGCCAAAAGCAATCaccacatttgaaaaaattctCTCATCCCTTTACTCAAAAAATGTGCCAATTGATAAACCGGGAGCCAAAGAGTTCTTCATTGAGAGGAAAGATTCATGTGTTTTTGaggcaaagcagaaatttaGCTGTTTGATTAGgctggaagaagaagaagaacaacaacaacagaaggGCGAAAAAGTTGGggataaagagaaaagaaagctccaCTACAAGAAAACGCTGCCAGATGGAGTTGTAGTAGCAGTGTATAAAGCTGACTTGTGCACTCATCCTGTTGATGTTGTGGTAAATGCATCTAATGAAGACTTAAAACACATCGGTGGCCTGGCTGAGGCACTGTTAGAAGCGGCTGGTCCAGAGCTGCAACAGGAGTGCGACGAGCTGGTGAGGAAGAACGGGACTTTGCAGCCTGGGTGCGCAGTTATCACAGGCGCTGGGAAACTCCCCTGCAAGAACATCATTCATGCTGTTGGGCCCAGGTGGAGGAAGGATGAAGCAGAAAAGTGCGTGTACTTGTTAAGAAGGACAGTGAAGAAAAGTCTGCAACTAGCCGAAACATACAATCATAGTTCTATAGCTCTGCCCCCTATAAGCAGAGGGATTTTTGGCTTCCCACTGCAGACGTGTGCAGATTCAATTGTATCCTCCATCAAGGAGACCTTGGAAGAATCCATGGGGGACAGCAGCTTGAAGGAGGTTCATCTTGTAGATGATGCGGAAGAAACAGTTCAGGTTCTGAGTGAGACggtaaaaaaagtgtttacaGCTAAATCATCCTCCCCAATACTGCTGACACCGCGCTCGGAAAACCGTAAGCTGAGAGAAAGccagaaggagaagagaaaagaggatCTGCAGATGGCTAGAGATGATCTGCAGATGGTTACGACAAATGAAGGACTTCACATCCAAGTAGAGGAGAAAAACGTTCAGGAAGCCACG ACGGATGTTATTGTCAACAGTGTTGGCACAGATCTGGAGTTTGGTGTGGGGCCTCTTTGCAAAGCCTTGCTGGAAAAGGCTGGACCAGCACTCCAAGTAGAGTTtgacaatgaaaaacaaagacaggtTGCTGGTCAAGGGAGTGTGCTCTGCACCAGTGGATGTGCTCTGGCCTGCAAGTCCGTGCTTCATGCCATACTTCCCACGtgggatggaggaagaggacagaCCCTGAAG aCCCTAGAAGATGTAATCCATTCCTGcttgaagaaaactgaagaacttGGACTGAAATCAATCACTTTCCCAGCTATTGGAACTGGAGGATTTGGATTTCCTAAAACCGTTGTTTCCAAGTTAATGTTTGATGTGGTATTCAAGTTTAGTAGTAGTCACACTCGGAAGACTCTCCAGGAAGTTCATTTTCTCTTGAATCCAAAAGATATGGATAACATTCAG gCTTTTACCATTGAACTAGAACATAGGATAGCTGACAGTTGCAATGCCGCAGCACCAAGGCCAA GTTTCATTAGGCCTGTTTCAACTGAAGGATTGGGAGTTCATGAGATGCAGATTGGTTCCATTACACTCCAAGTAATTAGTGGAGATATTACCAAGGAAGATACAGAGGTTATTGTAAGCATATCAAATTCAACATTTGATGCCACTTCAG GGGTCTTCAAAGCAATTATGGATGCTGCTGGTTCCCAGGTAGAAGGAGAATGTGCTCAATATG ctgggCAGTCTCAAAGTGGCTTTATTACTACACAAGGTGGAAAACTGTTGTGCAGTAAAATCATCCACTTGATTCACGATACCAACGTGAAGAGTCAGGTCTCCAAAGTGCTTAACGAGTGTGAGCTAAGGAGGTACAAATCTGTCGCCTTCCCGGCAATCGGAACAG gtcAAGCAGGACAGAGTCCAGCAAAGGTAGCTGATAACATGTTGGATGCTATAGTGGAATTTGCAAGCAAAAGAACAGtacagcatttgaaaagaattaaaatcgTCATCTTCCAGACAAATATGCTCAGAGACTTTTacaaaagcatgaagaaaagagaagatgcAGATTCATCCACAACAGATTCATGGATGTCTCTGTTTAAAT catttttttggggcaaaaaacaacccactgagaagaaaaagctcatggTTTTGGAGAAGAAAGTTGATTTAGCCACATTTCAAATTTGTGgagaaagccaaaaaaatgtGGATGCAACTGAGTCCTGGatcaagaatttaattttaaaggaacagtttgaaaacagtatttcagatgaGCTAATTGAAAATTTTGATGAGAGGCAAATTGACACTTTGGCAGATCTCCAGAGAAGAAAGCATGTTACCAttcttcttgaaaataaagtttccCCCCCTTGCATTAAAATTTCTGGTATTAGCAGGGAcgtctgttttgtttctgtggaagTTCAAAAAATGATCCAAAAAATTAAGGATACTCAAGAAGAACGATCCAAGGCAGAACTTGTTTATAACCTGGTAGAATGGAGGTATCCAGGAAGCAATGATAGCTTTGTTGCTTTTGATAAACTGACAAATATGCAGCTGGAGGATGCCAAAATAGCTAAAAAAACACATCTTACTGTCAAAATTAACAAGACCAACTACAAGGTGGATCTGAATACTCTACAGGCTAATGATGACCAAGGAAAAACTATAAACATTCAACGTGTGCCAAAGAATGAAG ATAAGCAGTCAATACAGCTCCCTGTGCAGTGGGAAGACATGCAAAAGGAACGGGTCAAACTGGTGAATCTTGAGCCATCACGTCGGGAATATCTGGAAGTTCAGAACACATTTAAGAATACCTGTCCCAGCTTTGTCATAGAGAAG ATTGAAAGAATACAAAATCCCTTCCTCTGGCAGACataccaaataaaaaaaaaatctctctgtacaaagaacaaaaatcaaaataatgagAAGTTACTGTTTCATGGGACAGCTGCATCCTCATTGAGCACAATCAACTACAATGGATTTAATCGTGGGTTTGCTGGAAAGAATG